The Doryrhamphus excisus isolate RoL2022-K1 chromosome 18, RoL_Dexc_1.0, whole genome shotgun sequence genome contains a region encoding:
- the prkcda gene encoding protein kinase C, delta a isoform X1 yields MPPFLRIAFNAFELGVLAPLPDPPFCAIKMKEALTTERGKTLVQRKPTMYPAWKASFDAHIYEGRVLEVLLMKTAEEPLAEVTVGVSVLAERCKKANGRAEFWVDLHPSGKVMMAVQYFLEGADSESKQAAKEEEAPTLNRRRGAIKQAKIHFIKNHEFIATFFRQPTFCSVCREFVWGLNKQGYKCRQCNAAIHKKCIDKIIGRCTGTAANSRDTVFQKERFNIDMPHRFKTHNYMSPTFCDHCGSMLWGLVKQGLKCEDCCMNVHHKCQDKVANLCGINQKLLAEALTQVSQKSFTRRSDPNLPNLPDIGIYDEVNKLSELDINDSSHYSRIWGGSSPQPQTRLTHLTRINVDDFVFQKVLGKGSFGKVLLAELKGQEEYFAVKALKKDVVLMDDDVECTMVEKRVLALAWENPFLTHLYSTFQTKEHLFFVMEYLNGGDLMFHIQEKGRFDVCRATFYSAEIICGLQFLHSKGIIYRDLKLDNVMLDHEGHIKIADFGMCKENVFGENRATTFCGTPDYIAPEILLGQKYSFSVDWWSFGVLLYEMLVGQSPFHGDDEDELFESIRMDTPHYPRWINKEAKELLERLFERDPTRRLGIMGNIRLHAFFKSIDWQALENKEVEPPFKPKVRAANDCSNFDREFLSEKPRLSYSDKNFIDSMDQSAFAGFSFINPKMELLLEK; encoded by the exons ATGCCTCCTTTCTTGAGGATCGCCTTCAACGCCTTTGAGCTGGGCGTCCTGGCCCCCCTGCCCGATCCCCCTTTCTGTGCGATCAAGATGAAGGAGGCCTTGACCACTG AACGAGGCAAGACCCTTGTCCAGCGGAAGCCCACCATGTATCCCGCCTGGAAGGCCAGTTTTGACGCGCACATCTACGAGGGCCGTGTGCTGGAAGTACTGCTGATGAAGACGGCGGAGGAGCCCCTGGCCGAGGTCACGGTTGGCGTGTCTGTGCTTGCCGAGCGCTGCAAGAAAGCCAACGGCCGCGCTGAATTCTGG GTGGATCTCCATCCTTCTGGTAAGGTGATGATGGCAGTGCAGTACTTTTTGGAAGGAGCGGATTCAG AGAGTAAGCAGGCAGCCAAAGAAGAAGAGGCCCCGACCCTAAATCGCAGACGAGGTGCCATCAAGCAAGCCAAGATCCACTTTATCAAGAACCACGAGTTCATCGCCACCTTCTTCAGGCAGCCCACATTCTGCTCTGTGTGCAGAGAGTTCGTCTG GGGACTCAACAAGCAAGGCTACAAATGCAGAC AATGCAACGCAGCCATCCACAAGAAATGTATCGACAAAATCATTGGCAGATGCACCGGCACTGCTGCCAACAGTCGGGACACTGTG TTCCAGAAGGAGCGCTTCAACATCGACATGCCGCATCGCTTCAAGACCCACAACTACATGAGTCCCACTTTCTGTGACCACTGTGGAAGCATGCTGTGGGGTCTGGTCAAGCAGGGCCTGAAATGCGAAG ATTGTTGCATGAACGTTCACCACAAGTGTCAGGATAAAGTGGCAAACCTTTGTGGCATCAACCAGAAGCTTCTCGCTGAAGCGCTTACACAAGTCAGCCAG AAATCTTTCACTCGCCGTTCTGATCCAAACCTTCCAAATCTGCCTGACATTGGAATCTACGATGAGGTTAATAAGCTGTCGGAACTGGACATCAACG ATTCAAGTCACTATAGCAGAATATGGGGTGGGTCCAGTCCTCAGCCTCAGACTCGCCTGACCCATCTGACCCGCATCAACGTGGACGACTTTGTCTTCCAGAAGGTCCTGGGGAAAGGCAGCTTTGGCAAG GTTCTCTTGGCAGAGCTGAAAGGTCAGGAAGAGTACTTTGCAGTGAAAGCTCTGAAGAAGGACGTGGTGCTGATGGATGACGACGTGGAGTGCACCATGGTGGAGAAGAGAGTCTTGGCTCTCGCCTGGGAAAACCCTTTCCTCACACACCTTTACTCAACTTTCCAGACCAAG GAGCATCTGTTCTTTGTGATGGAGTACCTGAACGGAGGAGACCTCATGTTTCACATTCAGGAAAAAGGACGTTTTGATGTCTGCAGAGCCAC GTTTTACTCGGCTGAGATCATTTGTGGCCTTCAGTTCTTGCATTCCAAAGGGATCATCTACAG GGACCTAAAGTTAGACAACGTGATGCTGGATCACGAAGGACACATAAAAATAGCTGACTTTGGCATGTGCAAGGAGAACGTCTTCGGAGAGAACCGCGCCACCACCTTCTGTGGCACCCCTGACTACATCGCCCCCGAG ATCCTGCTGGGCCAGAAATATTCTTTCTCCGTGGACTGGTGGTCGTTTGGCGTGCTGCTGTATGAAATGCTTGTCGGACAATCCCCCTTCCACGGAGACGACGAGGATGAGTTGTTTGAGTCCATCCGCATGGACACCCCCCACTATCCCCGCTGGATCAACAAGGAGGCCAAGGAGCTGCTGGAGCGG CTGTTTGAAAGAGACCCAACACGCAGGCTGGGCATCATGGGTAATATCCGCTTACACGCCTTCTTCAAGTCCATCGACTGGCAGGCCTTGGAGAACAAAGAGGTGGAGCCACCCTTCAAGCCCAAAGTg CGAGCAGCCAATGATTGCAGCAACTTTGATCGAGAGTTCCTGAGCGAGAAGCCTCGCCTGTCCTACAGTGACAAGAACTTCATCGACTCCATGGACCAGTCCGCATTTGCCGGCTTTTCTTTCATCAACCCCAAGATGGAGCTCCTTTTAGAGAAGTAA
- the prkcda gene encoding protein kinase C, delta a isoform X2 — translation MYPAWKASFDAHIYEGRVLEVLLMKTAEEPLAEVTVGVSVLAERCKKANGRAEFWVDLHPSGKVMMAVQYFLEGADSESKQAAKEEEAPTLNRRRGAIKQAKIHFIKNHEFIATFFRQPTFCSVCREFVWGLNKQGYKCRQCNAAIHKKCIDKIIGRCTGTAANSRDTVFQKERFNIDMPHRFKTHNYMSPTFCDHCGSMLWGLVKQGLKCEDCCMNVHHKCQDKVANLCGINQKLLAEALTQVSQKSFTRRSDPNLPNLPDIGIYDEVNKLSELDINDSSHYSRIWGGSSPQPQTRLTHLTRINVDDFVFQKVLGKGSFGKVLLAELKGQEEYFAVKALKKDVVLMDDDVECTMVEKRVLALAWENPFLTHLYSTFQTKEHLFFVMEYLNGGDLMFHIQEKGRFDVCRATFYSAEIICGLQFLHSKGIIYRDLKLDNVMLDHEGHIKIADFGMCKENVFGENRATTFCGTPDYIAPEILLGQKYSFSVDWWSFGVLLYEMLVGQSPFHGDDEDELFESIRMDTPHYPRWINKEAKELLERLFERDPTRRLGIMGNIRLHAFFKSIDWQALENKEVEPPFKPKVRAANDCSNFDREFLSEKPRLSYSDKNFIDSMDQSAFAGFSFINPKMELLLEK, via the exons ATGTATCCCGCCTGGAAGGCCAGTTTTGACGCGCACATCTACGAGGGCCGTGTGCTGGAAGTACTGCTGATGAAGACGGCGGAGGAGCCCCTGGCCGAGGTCACGGTTGGCGTGTCTGTGCTTGCCGAGCGCTGCAAGAAAGCCAACGGCCGCGCTGAATTCTGG GTGGATCTCCATCCTTCTGGTAAGGTGATGATGGCAGTGCAGTACTTTTTGGAAGGAGCGGATTCAG AGAGTAAGCAGGCAGCCAAAGAAGAAGAGGCCCCGACCCTAAATCGCAGACGAGGTGCCATCAAGCAAGCCAAGATCCACTTTATCAAGAACCACGAGTTCATCGCCACCTTCTTCAGGCAGCCCACATTCTGCTCTGTGTGCAGAGAGTTCGTCTG GGGACTCAACAAGCAAGGCTACAAATGCAGAC AATGCAACGCAGCCATCCACAAGAAATGTATCGACAAAATCATTGGCAGATGCACCGGCACTGCTGCCAACAGTCGGGACACTGTG TTCCAGAAGGAGCGCTTCAACATCGACATGCCGCATCGCTTCAAGACCCACAACTACATGAGTCCCACTTTCTGTGACCACTGTGGAAGCATGCTGTGGGGTCTGGTCAAGCAGGGCCTGAAATGCGAAG ATTGTTGCATGAACGTTCACCACAAGTGTCAGGATAAAGTGGCAAACCTTTGTGGCATCAACCAGAAGCTTCTCGCTGAAGCGCTTACACAAGTCAGCCAG AAATCTTTCACTCGCCGTTCTGATCCAAACCTTCCAAATCTGCCTGACATTGGAATCTACGATGAGGTTAATAAGCTGTCGGAACTGGACATCAACG ATTCAAGTCACTATAGCAGAATATGGGGTGGGTCCAGTCCTCAGCCTCAGACTCGCCTGACCCATCTGACCCGCATCAACGTGGACGACTTTGTCTTCCAGAAGGTCCTGGGGAAAGGCAGCTTTGGCAAG GTTCTCTTGGCAGAGCTGAAAGGTCAGGAAGAGTACTTTGCAGTGAAAGCTCTGAAGAAGGACGTGGTGCTGATGGATGACGACGTGGAGTGCACCATGGTGGAGAAGAGAGTCTTGGCTCTCGCCTGGGAAAACCCTTTCCTCACACACCTTTACTCAACTTTCCAGACCAAG GAGCATCTGTTCTTTGTGATGGAGTACCTGAACGGAGGAGACCTCATGTTTCACATTCAGGAAAAAGGACGTTTTGATGTCTGCAGAGCCAC GTTTTACTCGGCTGAGATCATTTGTGGCCTTCAGTTCTTGCATTCCAAAGGGATCATCTACAG GGACCTAAAGTTAGACAACGTGATGCTGGATCACGAAGGACACATAAAAATAGCTGACTTTGGCATGTGCAAGGAGAACGTCTTCGGAGAGAACCGCGCCACCACCTTCTGTGGCACCCCTGACTACATCGCCCCCGAG ATCCTGCTGGGCCAGAAATATTCTTTCTCCGTGGACTGGTGGTCGTTTGGCGTGCTGCTGTATGAAATGCTTGTCGGACAATCCCCCTTCCACGGAGACGACGAGGATGAGTTGTTTGAGTCCATCCGCATGGACACCCCCCACTATCCCCGCTGGATCAACAAGGAGGCCAAGGAGCTGCTGGAGCGG CTGTTTGAAAGAGACCCAACACGCAGGCTGGGCATCATGGGTAATATCCGCTTACACGCCTTCTTCAAGTCCATCGACTGGCAGGCCTTGGAGAACAAAGAGGTGGAGCCACCCTTCAAGCCCAAAGTg CGAGCAGCCAATGATTGCAGCAACTTTGATCGAGAGTTCCTGAGCGAGAAGCCTCGCCTGTCCTACAGTGACAAGAACTTCATCGACTCCATGGACCAGTCCGCATTTGCCGGCTTTTCTTTCATCAACCCCAAGATGGAGCTCCTTTTAGAGAAGTAA